One segment of Nostoc piscinale CENA21 DNA contains the following:
- a CDS encoding ATP-binding protein, translating into MISISLRPVGRYWGTLSFASTLYLCPILDLLLAEIPVKLQAELRLGLQEALVNAAKHGNNLDPSKRVVVRFSLIDNQYWWVISDQGQGFTPEPNSDREPTDYLPPDESESGRGLCLLHQIFDQVEWSRKGTELRLCKQMENRPRLSLRR; encoded by the coding sequence GTGATTAGCATTTCGCTCCGTCCTGTTGGACGTTATTGGGGCACACTTAGTTTTGCCTCTACTCTCTATCTTTGTCCCATATTAGATTTACTGCTGGCAGAAATTCCAGTTAAATTACAAGCAGAATTGCGGCTAGGACTCCAAGAAGCCTTAGTCAATGCCGCCAAACATGGTAATAATCTCGATCCCAGTAAAAGAGTCGTAGTCCGTTTTTCGTTGATAGATAATCAATATTGGTGGGTAATTTCTGACCAAGGTCAAGGCTTTACACCGGAACCAAATTCTGATAGAGAGCCGACAGACTATTTACCACCGGATGAATCAGAAAGTGGTCGCGGTTTATGTTTACTCCATCAAATTTTTGATCAAGTAGAATGGAGCCGCAAAGGTACAGAATTACGATTGTGTAAACAGATGGAAAATCGCCCCCGATTATCTTTGAGGCGATA